A region from the Triticum aestivum cultivar Chinese Spring chromosome 3D, IWGSC CS RefSeq v2.1, whole genome shotgun sequence genome encodes:
- the LOC123077320 gene encoding uncharacterized protein isoform X1, with the protein MKQKSQGISSGIYRYTHRCESGVNIHDIFVERSAFRVLFSYVGATCLLANVCRTLLSKESLCLGSFWSVPFSAIISKCLQYNPVKKESLVIMPAFGIQLEQHFWSGRVDRKFVPISKILQPVLNECVTPVTCYWSLALLLRDEDETMLVFQNLHPPVKLLLPIWKALCAFTNTGSISPSVVLRQDDLHKHVDQDGAVDS; encoded by the exons ATGAAGCAGAAATCACAGGGGATTTCTAGTGGCATTTACAGATACACGCACCGCTGCGAGAGTGGAGTTAATATTCATGATATCTTTGTTGAGAGGAGCGCGTTCCGGGTGCTGTTTTCATATGTCGGTGCGACATGTCTTCTTGCGAATGTTTGCCGTACCTTGTTGTCAAAG GAGAGTTTATGCCTTGGTTCCTTTTGGAGCGTTCCATTTTCTGCTATCATCTCTAAATGCTTGCAATACAATCCTGTGAAGAAAG AGTCATTGGTGATCATGCCAGCTTTTGGTATTCAGCTAGAACAACACTTTTGGAG TGGAAGAGTAGATCGCAAGTTTGTGCCCATCAGCAAGATCCTACAGCCGGTGCTGAATGAGTGCGTGACCCCTGTTACCTGCTACTGGAGCTTGGCATTGCTTCTACGCGATGAAGACGAGACCATGCTCGTTTTTCAG AACCTGCATCCACCCGTCAAACTGTTGCTCCCAATCTGGAAAGCTCTGTGCGCATTCACAAACACCGGCAGCATTAGCCCTTCCGTGGTTCTTCGACAAGATGATTTGCACAAACATGTTGATCAAGATGGTGCTGTGGACTCCTGA
- the LOC123077320 gene encoding uncharacterized protein isoform X2, translated as MKQKSQGISSGIYRYTHRCESGVNIHDIFVERSAFRVLFSYVGATCLLANVCRTLLSKESLCLGSFWSVPFSAIISKCLQYNPVKKAFGIQLEQHFWSGRVDRKFVPISKILQPVLNECVTPVTCYWSLALLLRDEDETMLVFQNLHPPVKLLLPIWKALCAFTNTGSISPSVVLRQDDLHKHVDQDGAVDS; from the exons ATGAAGCAGAAATCACAGGGGATTTCTAGTGGCATTTACAGATACACGCACCGCTGCGAGAGTGGAGTTAATATTCATGATATCTTTGTTGAGAGGAGCGCGTTCCGGGTGCTGTTTTCATATGTCGGTGCGACATGTCTTCTTGCGAATGTTTGCCGTACCTTGTTGTCAAAG GAGAGTTTATGCCTTGGTTCCTTTTGGAGCGTTCCATTTTCTGCTATCATCTCTAAATGCTTGCAATACAATCCTGTGAAGAAAG CTTTTGGTATTCAGCTAGAACAACACTTTTGGAG TGGAAGAGTAGATCGCAAGTTTGTGCCCATCAGCAAGATCCTACAGCCGGTGCTGAATGAGTGCGTGACCCCTGTTACCTGCTACTGGAGCTTGGCATTGCTTCTACGCGATGAAGACGAGACCATGCTCGTTTTTCAG AACCTGCATCCACCCGTCAAACTGTTGCTCCCAATCTGGAAAGCTCTGTGCGCATTCACAAACACCGGCAGCATTAGCCCTTCCGTGGTTCTTCGACAAGATGATTTGCACAAACATGTTGATCAAGATGGTGCTGTGGACTCCTGA
- the LOC123077319 gene encoding probable staphylococcal-like nuclease CAN1 isoform X2 — protein sequence MYASHTRRLLRRDRGARAHGGAARRRASTPLLCLIGAILLVAISRHTLLPKMPFLGSFWRVSLAPGGYIPTPKSHGVKYELHTLPVDAKAVADGDTITVYVDTADPRESGNVPCEVQEAAAERTKARAAKNYEKADTLQKIIVDAGYRQVPGLTGEQVLAKKYRVRLRGIDAPENSMPYGREAKEELVKLVQGRTLKISIYDTDRYGRLVGDVDCNGVFVQEHMLKKGLTWHYTAYDQRPELAEAQAGGLGLWALPNPEKPWEWRKEKRTRKW from the exons ATGTACGCCTCTCACACTCGCAGGCTTCTTCGCCGCGACAGGGGAGCCCGTGCCCATGGCGGCGCCGCCAGGAGGCGCGCGTCGACGCCTCTGTTGTGCCTCATCGGCGCCATTCTCCTCGTCGCGATCTCTCGCCACACCCTGCTCCCCAAG ATGCCATTCCTGGGCTCCTTTTGGAGAGTTTCATTGGCACCTGGTGGTTACATTCCCACGCCCAAATCTCACGGTGTGAAGTATGAGCTGCACACGCTCCCT GTGGATGCAAAGGCTGTGGCTGACGGTGACACGATCACAGTGTATGTTGACACGGCTGACCCTCGTGAGTCCGGCAACGTGCCCTGTGAAGTTCAGGAAGCCGCTGCAGAGCGAACCAAGGCGCGGGCGGCCAAGAACTATGAGAAGGCTGACACGCTGCAGAAGATTATAGTGGATGCTGGATATAG GCAAGTTCCTGGCTTGACAGGGGAACAGGTTCTCGCGAAGAAGTACCGGGTCAGGCTAAG AGGGATTGATGCACCGGAGAACTCGATGCCTTATGGTAGAGAGGCGAAAGAGGAGCTAGTGAAGCTGGTGCAGGGAAGAACGTTAAAGATTTCCATATATGATACTGACCGGTATGGTCGATTAGTTGGAGATGTTGACTGCAATGGTGTGTTCGTGCAG GAACACATGCTAAAGAAAGGTCTCACATGGCACTACACTGCCTACGATCAACGTCCAGAGCTTGCCGAG GCACAAGCGGGCGGGTTGGGCCTGTGGGCGCTGCCTAACCCCGAGAAGCCATGGGAATGGAGGAAGGAGAAGCGCACGAGGAAATGGTGA
- the LOC123077319 gene encoding probable staphylococcal-like nuclease CAN1 isoform X1, translating to MYASHTRRLLRRDRGARAHGGAARRRASTPLLCLIGAILLVAISRHTLLPKMPFLGSFWRVSLAPGGYIPTPKSHGVKYELHTLPVDAKAVADGDTITVYVDTADPRESGNVPCEVQEAAAERTKARAAKNYEKADTLQKIIVDAGYRQVPGLTGEQVLAKKYRVRLRGIDAPENSMPYGREAKEELVKLVQGRTLKISIYDTDRYGRLVGDVDCNGVFVQEHMLKKGLTWHYTAYDQRPELAEWEKQAQAGGLGLWALPNPEKPWEWRKEKRTRKW from the exons ATGTACGCCTCTCACACTCGCAGGCTTCTTCGCCGCGACAGGGGAGCCCGTGCCCATGGCGGCGCCGCCAGGAGGCGCGCGTCGACGCCTCTGTTGTGCCTCATCGGCGCCATTCTCCTCGTCGCGATCTCTCGCCACACCCTGCTCCCCAAG ATGCCATTCCTGGGCTCCTTTTGGAGAGTTTCATTGGCACCTGGTGGTTACATTCCCACGCCCAAATCTCACGGTGTGAAGTATGAGCTGCACACGCTCCCT GTGGATGCAAAGGCTGTGGCTGACGGTGACACGATCACAGTGTATGTTGACACGGCTGACCCTCGTGAGTCCGGCAACGTGCCCTGTGAAGTTCAGGAAGCCGCTGCAGAGCGAACCAAGGCGCGGGCGGCCAAGAACTATGAGAAGGCTGACACGCTGCAGAAGATTATAGTGGATGCTGGATATAG GCAAGTTCCTGGCTTGACAGGGGAACAGGTTCTCGCGAAGAAGTACCGGGTCAGGCTAAG AGGGATTGATGCACCGGAGAACTCGATGCCTTATGGTAGAGAGGCGAAAGAGGAGCTAGTGAAGCTGGTGCAGGGAAGAACGTTAAAGATTTCCATATATGATACTGACCGGTATGGTCGATTAGTTGGAGATGTTGACTGCAATGGTGTGTTCGTGCAG GAACACATGCTAAAGAAAGGTCTCACATGGCACTACACTGCCTACGATCAACGTCCAGAGCTTGCCGAG TGGGAGAAGCAGGCACAAGCGGGCGGGTTGGGCCTGTGGGCGCTGCCTAACCCCGAGAAGCCATGGGAATGGAGGAAGGAGAAGCGCACGAGGAAATGGTGA
- the LOC123077318 gene encoding alpha-ketoglutarate-dependent dioxygenase alkB homolog 6, with protein sequence MEEKATQKAAAEGNPSPELCLRIPGDYAVGSVPTVLYVPDFISQTEQSQLLHHIYQAPAPKWKILKNRRLQNWGGVVHEKGLLPQALPPWLTKITDRICQWTGLFPSAINHVLINEYHPNQGIMPHQDGPAYFPVVAIISLASPVVLDFTPHGKLRELEHTYLQNTQSDELQESNGSYKVEGTKEAGPASSSLLLMPCSLLIFKDQAYTDFLHGIQDNELHNLDKVANISQCPQFKHLSHDYSPGKADSSASSEPSGTFRRTTTRVSLTCRLVLNVHSKLFKF encoded by the exons ATGGAGGAAAAGGCGACCCAGAAAGCGGCGGCGGAGGGGAACCCTTCGCCGgagttgtgcctgaggatccccgGGGACTACGCCGTCGGCTCCGTCCCCACCGTCCTATACGTCCCCGACTTCATCTCCCAGACCGAGCAGTCCCAGCTCCTCCACCAT ATATACCAGGCACCGGCGCCCAAGTGGAAGATTTTGAAAAACCGGCGGCTCCAGAACTGGG GAGGAGTGGTGCACGAGAAGGGGCTACTGCCTCAGGCAT TACCTCCATGGCTTACAAAGATAACTGACAGAATCTGCCAGTGGACTGGTTTATTTCCTTCAGCAATCAATCATGTTCTGATTAATGAGTATCATCCTAATCAAGGGATCATG CCACACCAAGATGGTCCTGCCTATTTTCCTGTTGTCGCTATCATATCCCTTGCTTCACCAGTTGTGCTTGATTTCACACCCCATGGAAAGCTAAGAGAGCTCGAACATACATATCTCCAAAATACACAATCTGATGAGTTGCAGGAGAGTAATGGTTCCTATAAGGTTGAAGGCACGAAGGAAGCTGGTCCTGCTTCTTCGTCACTTCTACTAATGCCCTGCAGCCTCTTAATATTCAAAGATCAGGCTTATACAG ACTTCCTACATGGTATACAAGACAATGAGCTGCATAATCTAGACAAG GTTGCAAATATCTCACAGTGCCCACAATTCAAGCATCTAAGCCATGATTACAGCCCAGGCAAAGCAGATAGCAGTGCTAGCTCTGAGCCAAGTGGCACCTTCCGCAGGACCACGACAAGAGTCTCGTTGACGTGCCGGCTAGTGTTGAATGTGCACAGTAAGCTGTTCAAATTCTAG